From the Synechococcus sp. Nb3U1 genome, the window GAAGTGTCTTTATCGGTGGGTTTACACCCCCTAGAGGCACGCCAGTGGCAGCCGGAGATGGCGGCTCAGATTGCCCAGTTGGCGGCTAGCGATGAACGAGTGGTGGCGATCGGGGAGACAGGGCTGGACTTTTACAAGTCGGATCCGGCAGATATTGAGCTGCAAAAGCAAGCCTTTCAAGCCCAGATTGCCATTGCTCAAAGCCAAGATTTGGCCCTGATCATCCATTGCCGGGATGCCGCAGAGGCCACCCACCAGATTCTGTCCCAGGCGATCGCCGAAGGGGGGCCGGTGCGGACAGTGATGCATTGCTGGAGTGGATCCCCAGCGGAAACCCGCGAATTTGTTGCCCTCGGCTGCTTTGTCAGCTTTAGCGGCATTATCACCTTTAAGAATGCAAAGGCGGTGCGGGATTCTGCTTTGGAAGTGCCCCTGACCCAACTGCTGGTGGAAACCGACTGCCCCTTTCTGGCCCCTACCCCTTTTCGCGGCAAACGCAACGAGCCTGCCTATGTGGAGCAGGTCGCCCATACCTTAGCGGATTTGTTACATATTTCCTCCGAGAAACTGGCGGAACAGACCAGCCACAATGCCGCTCACTTGTTTCGCTTGCCCATATTGGCCTAGTTAATTTCCATCAATATCCGTATTCATACGTAAAGCATCTCTCCATTCGATATAATTTTTAACCCCGCTGGAGGGGTTGACATTCTATGCTAGAAAAAAGGGAAAAAATTTGGATCCCTCTCGACAGCCTTTCTCCCTTTACACAGGCTTGCGATTATGAGCGTTGAAATCCTAGCTTCTGATGTCCGGCCCAATCGAGATGCCCTGATCAATCGCATTACCAATCAAATCCGGCAATCTCTAGAGCTCAGCCAAATTTTGACCGCCACGGTGGCAGAATTAAGTTCCTTTCTAGGCACCGATCGGGTCAAGTTATACCGCTTTGATCCCGAGGGCCACGGCCAGGTGATCGCAGAGTCCATTCGCGAGGGCCGCCTCCCTTCGCTGTTGGGCTTGACGTTTCCGGCCAGCGATATTCCCCCTGAGGCCCGCCAACTGTTTCGCCACTCTCAGGTGCAGGTGATTGTGGATGTTGAGGCCCAGAGTCGCTCCATCAGCCAGCCTGAATATTTGACTTTATCCGCCAAGGTTCAGCCCTTACCGGATCACGAGGTACCTCAGCGACCTGTGGATCCCTGTCATGTTCATTACTTGAAATGTATGGGGGTAGCCTCCTCTTTGGCGATTCCCCTGATGCATCATCAGAACCTCTGGGGGTTATT encodes:
- a CDS encoding TatD family hydrolase → MSPILFDTPSAGLPAGLVDTHVHLNYPNFAEDLPEVAQRWREAGIRQLVHSCVTPDEFPQLQAIADQYPEVSLSVGLHPLEARQWQPEMAAQIAQLAASDERVVAIGETGLDFYKSDPADIELQKQAFQAQIAIAQSQDLALIIHCRDAAEATHQILSQAIAEGGPVRTVMHCWSGSPAETREFVALGCFVSFSGIITFKNAKAVRDSALEVPLTQLLVETDCPFLAPTPFRGKRNEPAYVEQVAHTLADLLHISSEKLAEQTSHNAAHLFRLPILA